The proteins below are encoded in one region of Alistipes indistinctus YIT 12060:
- the thiH gene encoding 2-iminoacetate synthase ThiH, giving the protein MSYYDTILRYDWETTRRAIYAKNDADVERALAAERPTMDDFAALVSPAADKYLGEMASKSYATTRRRFGNVMQLYVPLYLANICQNHCVYCGFNCTNKIHRAILTPEEIHAEAQAIKRDPFQHILLVTGEAPRSSSVQYLADSMKIMQRYFEQISIEVQPLDTDEYRLLKDYGLHAVYVYQETYNRDRYPVYHLRGKKTNYRYRLETPDRLCEAGVHKVGLGNLIGLEDWRTEAYFTALHLRYLENRYWRTKYSVAFPRLRPYVGEDGFNPEHPASERNLFQLICAYRLLSEDVELSISTRESADFRDRVMPFGVTVISAGSKTTPGGYAHPNRELEQWSINDNRTPREVEAAVRAKGLDPVWKDWSFFMQEEVETPALLTHSA; this is encoded by the coding sequence ATGAGTTACTACGATACGATCCTCCGCTACGACTGGGAGACGACGCGCCGGGCGATCTATGCGAAGAACGACGCCGACGTCGAACGGGCGCTCGCCGCCGAACGACCGACGATGGACGACTTCGCGGCGCTGGTTTCGCCCGCCGCCGACAAATACCTCGGCGAAATGGCCTCGAAAAGCTACGCCACCACGCGCCGCCGCTTCGGCAACGTGATGCAGCTCTACGTGCCGCTCTACCTCGCGAACATCTGCCAGAACCACTGCGTCTACTGCGGTTTCAACTGCACGAACAAGATCCACCGCGCGATCCTCACCCCGGAAGAGATCCACGCCGAAGCCCAGGCGATCAAGCGCGACCCGTTCCAGCACATCCTGCTCGTGACGGGCGAGGCACCGCGCAGTTCGAGCGTACAATACCTGGCCGATTCGATGAAGATCATGCAGCGGTACTTCGAGCAGATTTCGATCGAGGTGCAGCCGCTCGACACCGACGAATACCGCCTGCTGAAAGACTACGGCCTGCACGCAGTCTACGTCTACCAGGAGACCTACAACCGCGACCGCTACCCGGTCTACCACCTGCGCGGCAAGAAGACGAACTACCGCTACCGCCTCGAGACGCCCGACCGCCTCTGCGAAGCGGGCGTGCACAAGGTGGGCCTGGGGAACTTGATCGGGCTCGAGGACTGGCGCACGGAGGCCTACTTCACGGCGCTGCACCTGCGCTACCTGGAAAACCGCTACTGGCGCACGAAGTATTCGGTCGCCTTCCCGCGGCTGCGGCCCTATGTGGGCGAGGACGGCTTCAACCCGGAACATCCCGCCTCGGAGCGCAACCTATTCCAGTTGATCTGCGCCTACCGCCTGCTGAGCGAAGATGTCGAGCTGTCGATCTCCACGCGCGAAAGCGCCGACTTCCGCGACCGGGTGATGCCTTTCGGCGTGACGGTCATCAGCGCCGGGTCGAAAACCACCCCCGGCGGCTACGCGCACCCGAACCGGGAACTGGAACAGTGGTCGATCAACGACAACCGCACCCCGCGCGAAGTGGAAGCGGCCGTCCGGGCCAAAGGGCTCGACCCGGTGTGGAAGGACTGGTCGTTCTTTATGCAGGAGGAGGTCGAAACGCCCGCCCTGCTGACCCACAGCGCATAA
- a CDS encoding thiazole synthase — MKDLVIAGKSFPSRLLLGTGKFASSALMSAAIAESGTAMVTVALKRVEMNNPQDDILSHIDTQKVSLLPNTSGVRNAKEAVFAAQLAREALGTNWLKLEIHPDPRYLMPDPIEVLKATEELAKDGFVIMPYIHADPVLCKRLEEAGAACVMPLGAPIGSNKGLASRDFLRIIIEQSNVPVVVDAGIGAPSHAAEALEMGADAVLVNTAIAVAQDPVAMARAFRLAVEAGRTAFEAKLAPVSSAAHATSPIQPLLDDVLSLK; from the coding sequence ATGAAAGATTTAGTAATTGCAGGCAAGAGCTTCCCGTCGAGGCTTCTGCTCGGAACCGGGAAATTCGCTTCGAGCGCGCTGATGAGCGCGGCGATCGCCGAAAGCGGCACCGCGATGGTGACCGTAGCGCTCAAACGCGTCGAGATGAACAACCCGCAGGACGACATCCTCAGCCACATCGACACGCAGAAGGTAAGCCTGCTGCCCAATACCTCGGGCGTACGCAACGCGAAGGAGGCCGTTTTCGCCGCGCAGCTCGCGCGCGAGGCGCTCGGCACGAACTGGCTCAAGCTCGAGATACACCCCGACCCGCGCTACCTGATGCCCGACCCGATCGAGGTGCTCAAGGCAACCGAAGAGCTCGCCAAAGACGGCTTCGTCATCATGCCCTACATCCACGCCGACCCGGTGCTCTGCAAACGGCTCGAGGAGGCGGGCGCAGCGTGCGTGATGCCGCTGGGCGCGCCGATCGGGTCGAACAAAGGGCTGGCCTCGCGCGACTTCCTGCGCATCATCATCGAACAGAGCAACGTGCCGGTGGTGGTCGATGCCGGAATCGGCGCGCCGTCGCATGCCGCCGAAGCGCTCGAAATGGGCGCCGACGCCGTGCTGGTCAACACCGCGATCGCCGTGGCGCAGGACCCCGTGGCGATGGCCCGCGCCTTCCGCCTGGCCGTCGAGGCGGGCCGTACCGCATTCGAAGCGAAACTCGCTCCGGTCAGCAGCGCCGCACACGCCACCAGCCCGATCCAGCCGCTGCTGGACGACGTGCTGAGTTTGAAATAG
- a CDS encoding thiamine phosphate synthase, with protein sequence MDTPLHFPLGKPVAITLPRCYDGEAEALCALLDAGAPVIHIRKPDAPAAQVEALLRQLRDAGADMTRLTLHHDAALARRYGLGGIHLREGALREWLRQHPDKRHATAQGASAPDVQKTQTQQTQQGNDTYTPRLSAPAHSWEEAARLAPLCDYVTLSPLFDSVSKPGYLAGIDPADACRRLRRRTDETAKPIPAAIPAELPVSGSGSRIIALGGITPDNISVARAAAFDGAAVIGAVWTTEWLGTGPQPDPKNSDRTPSPGNRPPAGTPSHDISRIDLTATLSNYQRLTRRWQAAGGTLQFISDGDPAAAEAFLQGGGRWVQLRMKDTPAEGIIARGREILALCRRYDALLIVNDDPRLAKAIGADGVHLGQNDTPPDEARIILGRQAIIGCTANTFAHIARIAQSSADYIGLGPFRYTTTKKNLSPILGEEGYRRILRQMARAGIRLPVAAIGGITEEDVPQVMACGVNGIALSGAISRAGEIAAATARFTELVAAHRTIVTP encoded by the coding sequence ATGGACACCCCCTTACACTTTCCCTTGGGCAAGCCCGTTGCGATCACGCTGCCGCGCTGTTACGACGGCGAGGCCGAGGCCCTTTGCGCGCTGCTCGACGCGGGCGCACCCGTCATCCATATCCGCAAACCCGACGCCCCGGCCGCACAAGTTGAAGCGCTGCTGCGCCAACTGCGCGATGCGGGCGCCGACATGACGCGCCTGACGCTGCACCACGATGCCGCCCTCGCCCGGCGTTACGGCCTCGGCGGCATCCACCTGCGCGAAGGGGCCCTGCGCGAGTGGCTGCGGCAGCATCCGGACAAACGGCACGCGACAGCGCAGGGAGCATCCGCACCGGACGTTCAAAAAACACAAACCCAACAGACCCAGCAGGGGAACGACACGTATACGCCGCGCCTGAGCGCCCCGGCCCACTCGTGGGAAGAGGCCGCACGGCTCGCTCCGCTGTGCGATTACGTAACGCTCAGCCCGCTGTTCGATTCGGTGTCGAAGCCCGGTTACCTCGCCGGAATCGACCCCGCCGACGCGTGCCGGAGGCTACGGCGCCGGACGGACGAAACCGCGAAGCCAATCCCCGCCGCCATTCCGGCAGAGTTACCCGTTTCCGGCTCCGGGAGCCGGATCATCGCACTGGGCGGCATCACCCCGGATAATATCTCCGTCGCCCGGGCCGCGGCATTCGACGGGGCCGCCGTGATCGGCGCGGTCTGGACGACCGAATGGCTCGGTACCGGCCCGCAGCCCGACCCCAAAAATTCCGACCGGACGCCATCCCCCGGAAACCGCCCCCCCGCCGGCACTCCGTCCCACGACATCTCCCGCATCGACCTCACGGCCACGCTGAGCAACTACCAACGGCTCACACGCCGCTGGCAGGCCGCCGGAGGCACGCTGCAATTCATTTCGGACGGCGATCCGGCCGCCGCAGAGGCCTTCCTGCAGGGCGGAGGACGCTGGGTGCAGCTGCGCATGAAAGATACCCCCGCCGAGGGGATCATCGCGCGCGGCCGCGAGATACTCGCGCTCTGCCGCCGCTACGACGCGCTGCTGATCGTCAACGACGACCCGCGGCTGGCCAAGGCGATCGGCGCCGACGGCGTACACCTCGGGCAGAACGACACGCCGCCCGACGAGGCGCGCATCATACTGGGCAGGCAGGCCATTATCGGCTGCACGGCCAACACGTTCGCCCACATCGCACGCATCGCGCAAAGTTCGGCCGACTACATCGGCCTCGGGCCGTTCCGCTATACGACCACGAAGAAGAACCTCTCGCCGATCCTCGGCGAAGAGGGCTACCGGCGCATCCTGCGGCAGATGGCCCGCGCGGGTATCCGGCTCCCGGTGGCGGCCATCGGCGGCATCACCGAAGAGGACGTGCCGCAGGTGATGGCCTGCGGCGTGAACGGCATCGCGCTGAGCGGCGCGATCTCCCGGGCCGGGGAGATCGCCGCGGCAACGGCACGCTTCACGGAGCTGGTCGCCGCCCACCGCACCATCGTGACGCCCTGA
- the thiS gene encoding sulfur carrier protein ThiS produces the protein MEIMFNGTPTHTQAATLAELLEEQGIATPGTAVAVDGKVVRRTEWNAAPLHDGASVTVIRATQGG, from the coding sequence ATGGAAATCATGTTCAACGGCACCCCGACCCACACACAGGCCGCCACCCTCGCCGAACTGCTCGAAGAGCAGGGCATAGCCACGCCCGGCACCGCCGTCGCCGTAGACGGAAAGGTGGTCCGCCGCACGGAGTGGAATGCAGCGCCGCTGCACGACGGTGCGTCGGTCACGGTAATCCGCGCCACACAAGGAGGATAG
- a CDS encoding FAD:protein FMN transferase has translation MGKAKKHAGLAVLLAVLLAGCQSGPQRRPQTVIDGFAQGGTYHIVLVGDSTSGGLKGQLDSLLWRVDNSMSLYNPTSRLSRINRGETDTLDRFIANCIRTADTISRESGGRYDITIKPLTAAYGFTGDRPVQQPNVDSLLQFIGYDKIRIDGCRLVKKHPSVQIDLNSIAQGATADYVARWLDSLGWKDYLVEVGGEIFARGHNAKGGLWRVGIDKPIEGNVIPGAQLQVRIGISNRGLATSGNYRKFYTDSLGRKIVHTFDARTGAPVISNLLSATVVARTAAQADAYGTLCMVMGLNESIRFLESRPDLEAYLVWSDDRGNYRTYMTPGMESLVLQ, from the coding sequence ATGGGAAAAGCGAAAAAACATGCAGGACTGGCCGTACTGCTGGCCGTACTGCTGGCCGGCTGCCAGTCCGGGCCGCAGCGGCGTCCGCAGACGGTGATCGACGGTTTTGCGCAGGGAGGAACCTACCACATCGTGCTGGTGGGGGACAGTACCTCGGGAGGCCTCAAAGGACAGCTCGACTCGCTGCTGTGGCGGGTGGACAATTCGATGTCGCTCTACAATCCGACCTCGCGCCTGAGCCGTATCAACCGCGGCGAAACCGATACGCTCGACCGCTTTATCGCCAACTGCATCCGGACGGCCGACACGATCAGCCGCGAGAGCGGCGGCCGTTACGACATCACGATCAAGCCCCTGACGGCCGCCTACGGCTTTACCGGCGACCGTCCCGTGCAACAGCCCAACGTCGATTCGTTGTTGCAGTTCATCGGGTATGATAAAATCCGCATCGACGGCTGCCGGCTGGTGAAAAAGCACCCTTCGGTGCAGATCGACCTCAATTCCATCGCGCAGGGCGCGACGGCCGACTACGTCGCCCGCTGGCTCGATTCGCTGGGGTGGAAGGATTACCTGGTCGAGGTGGGCGGCGAGATCTTCGCGCGCGGGCACAACGCGAAGGGCGGCCTGTGGCGCGTGGGTATCGACAAACCCATCGAAGGCAACGTGATTCCCGGCGCGCAGCTCCAAGTGCGCATCGGCATCAGCAACCGCGGGCTGGCCACTTCGGGCAATTACCGCAAATTTTACACCGACAGCCTGGGCCGCAAGATCGTCCATACGTTCGATGCGCGTACCGGGGCGCCGGTAATCAGCAACCTGCTCTCGGCCACGGTCGTCGCGCGCACCGCGGCACAGGCCGACGCCTACGGCACGCTCTGTATGGTGATGGGCCTGAACGAAAGCATCCGTTTCCTCGAAAGCCGTCCCGACCTGGAGGCCTACCTCGTCTGGTCGGACGACCGGGGCAATTACCGTACTTACATGACTCCGGGCATGGAGTCGCTGGTGCTTCAATAA
- a CDS encoding YegS/Rv2252/BmrU family lipid kinase, translating into MQPVCFLYNPTAGETVITEWLDTIISIYQRRGCTIVPYRLGFRAGEPELIADLLGHGYRHVLVAGGDGTVNYVVGIMKHHGIDLPVAVLPTGTANDFAGMLGVPGDISRACRAILDGEEQRVDLGVAGGERFVNVFSCGLFTDVSQKTPTVLKNNFGKLAYYFGGLGELPNFRKMHITIRSEEVDYDGTSLIFFVFNGRTAGKMRFAYSAEIDDGLLDVIVVKGDGPIGTLRALFHFIRQNAGLRRLDPGDYPEGVLHFKSRDFVVDSPMRRNEVTDIDGQPGPRFPVRITCEAGALRVIRPAHHRKD; encoded by the coding sequence ATGCAACCGGTTTGTTTTCTCTATAATCCTACGGCGGGCGAGACCGTCATTACCGAGTGGCTCGACACGATCATTTCGATCTACCAGCGGCGCGGCTGCACCATCGTACCCTACCGGCTCGGGTTCCGCGCCGGCGAGCCGGAACTCATCGCCGACCTGCTCGGACACGGTTACCGCCATGTGCTGGTCGCCGGCGGCGACGGCACCGTGAATTACGTGGTGGGGATCATGAAACACCACGGCATCGACCTGCCGGTGGCGGTGCTGCCGACCGGTACGGCTAACGATTTCGCCGGCATGCTCGGCGTGCCGGGCGACATTTCGCGCGCGTGCCGCGCGATCCTCGACGGCGAGGAGCAGCGTGTCGACCTGGGTGTCGCGGGTGGCGAGCGGTTCGTCAACGTCTTCAGTTGCGGCCTTTTCACCGATGTGTCGCAAAAGACGCCCACCGTGCTGAAGAACAATTTCGGCAAACTGGCTTACTATTTCGGCGGCCTGGGAGAGTTGCCGAACTTCCGCAAGATGCACATTACGATCCGTTCCGAAGAGGTCGATTACGACGGGACGTCGCTGATATTCTTCGTGTTCAACGGCCGGACGGCGGGCAAGATGCGCTTCGCGTACAGCGCCGAGATCGACGACGGGCTGCTCGACGTGATCGTCGTCAAGGGCGACGGCCCGATCGGGACGCTCCGCGCACTGTTCCATTTTATCCGGCAGAATGCGGGATTGCGCCGCCTTGATCCGGGCGATTATCCGGAGGGGGTGCTACACTTCAAGAGCCGCGATTTCGTCGTCGATTCGCCGATGCGCCGCAACGAAGTGACGGACATCGACGGACAACCCGGCCCGCGTTTCCCGGTGCGCATCACCTGCGAGGCCGGCGCGCTGCGCGTGATCCGCCCGGCCCACCACCGTAAAGATTAG